Proteins encoded in a region of the Flavobacterium sp. PMTSA4 genome:
- a CDS encoding ligand-binding sensor domain-containing protein, with the protein MTKIEIKKTIILRNIILILLTLHISSCTGQVKEKPANDSTENIINTQPLIIRQNTTFPQIHTNLNGMVREFVRTMHQDKKGNYWFGTNGNGIIRYDGQKLQTITIKGVHPGMRVLEIVEDKTGNVWFGTSDGLIKYDGEKFSTYSKKEGLLGNDEEIWGLIIDKNGLFWVGTMEGVCHFDGEKFTPFVLPNKTVKNPEPILSIKRIPSFLEDKVGNIWINNDGNGVFKYRNGEFMHFTTENGLTDNNAAFALEDKKGNLWISSYFGGVSKFDGTNFINYTKDGIVEGIETASFYEDSKGNIWFTAENVGVYKYDGAKFTLYTTENGLTTNGVQCIFEDNKGQLWFTTWQGICIFDGKKFVNANLIEPWTN; encoded by the coding sequence ATGACAAAAATCGAAATTAAGAAAACAATTATCCTAAGAAATATAATTTTGATACTTCTGACACTTCATATCTCATCTTGCACAGGACAAGTGAAAGAGAAACCGGCAAATGATAGTACAGAAAATATAATAAATACCCAACCATTAATTATAAGGCAAAACACAACATTCCCTCAAATTCATACGAACTTAAATGGAATGGTTCGTGAATTTGTTAGAACCATGCATCAAGATAAGAAAGGCAACTATTGGTTTGGAACAAACGGAAATGGAATTATCCGCTATGATGGACAAAAACTCCAAACAATCACAATCAAAGGAGTACATCCAGGGATGAGGGTTTTAGAAATTGTAGAAGATAAAACAGGAAATGTATGGTTTGGAACATCTGATGGACTCATAAAATACGATGGGGAGAAGTTTAGCACCTATTCAAAAAAAGAAGGACTACTAGGCAATGATGAAGAAATTTGGGGATTAATAATTGATAAAAATGGGTTATTTTGGGTTGGAACAATGGAAGGAGTTTGTCATTTTGATGGAGAAAAATTTACACCCTTTGTATTGCCAAATAAAACAGTCAAAAATCCAGAACCCATTCTTTCTATAAAAAGAATTCCAAGTTTTTTAGAGGATAAAGTTGGAAACATATGGATTAACAACGATGGAAATGGGGTTTTCAAATACAGAAATGGAGAATTTATGCATTTTACAACAGAAAATGGACTTACCGATAACAATGCTGCTTTTGCTTTAGAAGACAAAAAAGGAAATCTTTGGATTAGCTCCTATTTTGGCGGTGTAAGTAAATTTGATGGTACCAATTTTATAAATTATACAAAAGACGGAATTGTTGAAGGCATTGAAACGGCAAGTTTTTATGAAGACAGCAAAGGGAATATATGGTTTACCGCAGAAAATGTTGGAGTTTATAAATACGATGGAGCAAAATTCACTTTATACACTACTGAAAACGGGTTAACTACAAATGGAGTTCAATGTATCTTTGAAGATAACAAAGGACAACTTTGGTTTACTACTTGGCAAGGTATATGCATTTTTGATGGTAAAAAATTCGTGAATGCGAACTTGATAGAACCGTGGACAAACTAA
- a CDS encoding response regulator: MTNKTLKILLIEDDTIEVMKFKRVIQLLEGNHQLLEAKNGETALTILAEQTCKPNIIILDLNMPKMNGIEFLSILKNDKILKYIPVVILTTSSNDKDIQELYKIGIAGYFVKPLKYEDYVLKVRKVLDYWCTSELPVALANKSI, from the coding sequence ATGACAAACAAGACGCTTAAAATATTACTTATTGAAGACGACACAATTGAAGTTATGAAATTCAAAAGAGTTATTCAGTTATTGGAGGGAAATCACCAACTCTTAGAAGCAAAAAATGGCGAAACGGCTCTAACAATCTTAGCAGAACAAACTTGTAAACCTAACATTATTATTTTAGATTTAAACATGCCTAAAATGAATGGTATCGAATTTTTAAGCATTCTAAAAAATGATAAAATTTTAAAATACATACCCGTAGTCATACTAACAACTTCGTCTAACGATAAAGACATTCAGGAATTATACAAAATAGGAATAGCAGGATATTTTGTAAAACCTCTGAAATATGAGGATTACGTCTTAAAAGTTAGAAAAGTTTTAGATTATTGGTGTACGAGTGAATTGCCAGTAGCATTAGCAAATAAAAGCATTTAA
- a CDS encoding PAS domain S-box protein, giving the protein MPHSTSIKNSISDLNLNFKLDNSNINNIFPFYILLDENLMIIEAGKSILKMLPDLRLNKSFTEYFSVIKPYKDKIDVNDFDSLCNRSLVFSPVGKNNLILRGQIEKKENFFIFLGSPWLTSYEELKTNNLEIEDFAFHDPIQDVLQFFNTQKTNNEELKKLIETVDKQNLKLKIDQEELQKLSLVASANKNGVVFTSPQGDIFWHNESFANLTGLSSDEILGVSLVEFGRNKLLNKSEICKMVDAFYNENSFDLQFVYHNKMDGDFFVKITGQPIFDDYGEIVQYFAIIEDITCMKDKEEQLQTLSSIAEININPVSILDKDGIIEWVNISFLELNEFSLDEAIGKKSFTLLSGLETDPKTVNYIEEQIKHGLPLHCEIVNYTKSKKKYWARIQGQAIHDQYGNVIKYFIIQEDISFEIEYNQQLIESENRLNSLITNLHSGILFEGINRKILLVNPEFCSLFGIEADPNLLKELDAESVNIAIKDFFKKPQEFLLRSQEIIKNKENVYGEVIELNDGRIVELNYTVILNGEKIDGYLWSYEDITFKMKYREGLIAEKEKYSNIVANMNMGLLEVDNNDTIQLVNQSFINMSGFAYEELIGKKSTELYLNENGDLLFNEKVIDRAINATSSYEIVVSNKAGEKKYWLVSSTPSYNVNGEIIGSIGIHLDISEQKKLELHKEKLLNKLEIQNKQLNEYAHMVSHDLKAPLRSIHALITWIKEDNDTKFNEDTLEYFKLIEDKVEKMDNLIQGILTYSKLDSTNQINEDINLNEVIENIIDIIHLPSNIRIIIENKLPILRTDSFKIQQLFQNIISNAVSYNDKEKGLVKISFSETENSYVFSIDDNGPGIEEKYHAKIFDLFQSYSNDEKASGIGLSIVKRIVNSFNGKVWITSKMGEGTTFFIKLPKKSCNSLT; this is encoded by the coding sequence ATGCCCCATTCAACTAGCATAAAAAACTCCATCAGTGACCTTAATTTAAATTTTAAGTTAGACAATTCTAACATAAACAACATTTTTCCATTCTATATTTTATTAGATGAAAATTTAATGATCATAGAAGCAGGAAAAAGTATTTTAAAAATGTTACCCGACCTTCGATTAAATAAATCTTTTACCGAATATTTTTCTGTTATAAAACCCTATAAAGATAAAATAGATGTTAATGATTTTGATTCTTTATGCAATCGATCGTTAGTGTTTTCACCAGTGGGAAAAAATAATTTAATATTGAGAGGTCAAATAGAAAAAAAAGAAAATTTTTTTATTTTTTTAGGCTCACCTTGGCTTACCTCATATGAAGAATTAAAAACAAACAATCTTGAAATTGAAGATTTTGCATTTCATGATCCCATTCAGGATGTTCTTCAATTTTTCAATACTCAGAAAACAAATAATGAAGAATTAAAAAAATTAATCGAAACTGTTGACAAACAGAATTTAAAACTAAAAATTGACCAAGAAGAACTTCAAAAACTCTCACTCGTGGCTAGTGCAAATAAAAATGGAGTTGTATTTACTAGTCCTCAGGGAGATATATTTTGGCATAATGAATCATTTGCCAATTTAACAGGACTTTCTAGTGATGAAATTTTAGGCGTTTCATTGGTCGAGTTCGGTCGTAATAAACTTTTAAATAAAAGTGAAATTTGTAAAATGGTTGATGCTTTTTACAATGAAAATTCTTTTGATTTGCAGTTTGTTTACCACAACAAAATGGACGGTGACTTTTTTGTCAAGATAACCGGGCAACCTATTTTTGATGATTATGGAGAAATTGTTCAATATTTCGCAATAATTGAGGACATCACTTGTATGAAAGACAAAGAAGAACAATTGCAAACATTGTCTTCAATTGCCGAAATAAATATCAATCCCGTTTCAATATTAGATAAAGACGGAATAATAGAATGGGTAAACATTAGTTTTTTAGAACTAAATGAGTTCTCTTTAGATGAAGCAATAGGAAAAAAATCATTCACTCTTTTAAGTGGTTTAGAAACAGACCCAAAAACTGTCAATTACATTGAAGAACAAATTAAACACGGTTTACCTCTTCATTGTGAAATTGTAAATTACACTAAGTCTAAGAAAAAATATTGGGCAAGAATACAAGGTCAAGCAATACATGATCAGTATGGCAATGTAATAAAGTACTTTATCATTCAAGAAGATATTTCATTCGAAATTGAATATAATCAACAATTAATTGAATCTGAAAACAGACTCAACTCACTAATAACTAACCTTCATTCAGGTATTCTCTTTGAAGGCATCAACCGTAAAATCCTTTTAGTAAACCCTGAATTTTGTTCACTATTTGGAATTGAAGCTGATCCTAATTTGTTGAAAGAACTTGATGCCGAATCAGTAAACATTGCCATTAAAGATTTCTTCAAAAAGCCTCAAGAATTTCTGTTACGCTCTCAAGAAATCATTAAAAATAAAGAAAATGTATATGGAGAAGTTATAGAATTGAATGATGGAAGAATAGTAGAACTTAATTATACGGTTATTTTAAATGGCGAAAAAATAGACGGATATCTATGGAGTTATGAAGACATAACGTTCAAGATGAAGTACAGAGAAGGTCTAATTGCCGAAAAAGAAAAGTACAGTAATATAGTCGCAAACATGAATATGGGACTTTTAGAAGTTGATAATAATGATACTATTCAACTGGTTAATCAATCCTTCATAAACATGAGCGGTTTTGCTTATGAAGAACTTATAGGTAAAAAATCAACCGAACTATATCTAAATGAAAACGGCGATTTATTATTTAATGAAAAAGTGATTGACAGAGCAATAAACGCAACAAGCTCTTACGAAATTGTAGTATCCAATAAAGCAGGCGAAAAAAAGTATTGGTTAGTAAGCAGTACTCCTAGTTATAATGTAAATGGAGAAATTATAGGTTCAATCGGAATCCATTTAGACATATCCGAACAAAAAAAGCTTGAATTACACAAAGAAAAATTGTTAAATAAATTAGAGATACAAAATAAGCAACTTAATGAGTATGCTCATATGGTGTCTCATGATTTAAAAGCACCTCTTAGAAGTATACATGCTCTAATTACTTGGATAAAAGAAGATAATGACACAAAATTTAATGAAGACACATTAGAGTATTTTAAACTTATCGAGGATAAAGTTGAAAAAATGGATAATTTAATTCAAGGAATTTTGACCTATTCAAAACTAGATTCAACCAATCAAATTAATGAAGATATAAATCTAAATGAAGTAATAGAAAACATAATTGATATTATTCATCTTCCTTCAAATATTAGAATAATTATTGAAAACAAACTACCAATTTTAAGAACCGATAGTTTTAAAATACAACAACTATTTCAAAATATAATTAGTAATGCAGTTAGCTACAACGACAAAGAAAAAGGTTTAGTAAAAATATCTTTTTCAGAAACCGAAAACAGTTATGTTTTTTCAATTGATGATAATGGACCTGGGATTGAAGAAAAATACCACGCCAAAATATTTGATCTTTTTCAATCATATTCAAATGATGAAAAAGCCTCTGGTATAGGACTTTCAATTGTAAAAAGAATAGTAAACTCCTTTAATGGAAAAGTATGGATAACTAGTAAAATGGGCGAAGGAACAACATTTTTTATTAAACTACCTAAAAAATCATGCAACAGCCTAACATAG
- a CDS encoding Hpt domain-containing protein, protein MQQPNIEYFEKLSQGDEKIKEKFIKVLKYEFPIETEEYFQNLLSNNLETTANSVHKLKHKIAIVGLEDDYYMADKYEEYLKKGKTKYKESFEATLKTINQFISKI, encoded by the coding sequence ATGCAACAGCCTAACATAGAATACTTCGAAAAATTATCTCAAGGTGATGAAAAAATAAAAGAAAAATTTATTAAAGTATTAAAATATGAATTTCCAATCGAAACTGAAGAATATTTTCAAAACCTCCTTTCCAATAACTTGGAGACAACAGCTAATAGTGTTCATAAACTTAAACATAAAATAGCAATTGTAGGGCTCGAAGATGACTACTACATGGCCGATAAGTATGAAGAATATCTGAAAAAAGGCAAAACAAAATATAAAGAATCCTTTGAAGCTACACTGAAGACAATTAATCAGTTTATTTCAAAAATATAA
- a CDS encoding LytR/AlgR family response regulator transcription factor, with protein MNCIIIDDEMMARSIISQMITTRTQITILNEFDNPIEAIKFLNKNEVDVIFLDIHMPGFTGFDFIDTLKIKPKIILFTNDQKYAINAFEYDCIIDYLVKPLVVERFDKAMQKLYWRSDAEFPRYVPEDSSNEFYVNISNRLIKIDIPKILLIKAKGDYITIKTETNIYTVHTTLKKIEDRLPLNLFLKVHRSYIINIKKIIDIEDGSILIGKDVIPISRANKPELMKRLNLIK; from the coding sequence ATGAATTGCATAATTATTGATGATGAGATGATGGCGCGTTCTATCATCAGTCAAATGATCACAACAAGAACTCAAATAACTATTTTAAATGAATTCGACAATCCTATTGAAGCAATAAAGTTTCTCAATAAAAATGAAGTCGACGTAATTTTTCTAGACATTCATATGCCTGGTTTTACAGGTTTCGATTTTATTGATACATTAAAAATCAAACCAAAAATAATTCTTTTCACAAACGACCAAAAATATGCAATCAATGCTTTTGAATATGATTGTATAATAGATTATTTAGTAAAACCACTAGTTGTAGAGCGCTTCGATAAAGCTATGCAAAAATTATATTGGCGTTCAGATGCAGAATTCCCTAGATATGTACCTGAAGATTCCTCTAATGAATTTTATGTTAATATTTCAAATCGTTTAATAAAAATTGATATACCAAAGATTTTGCTTATTAAAGCAAAAGGAGATTATATAACAATTAAAACAGAAACAAACATCTATACAGTGCATACCACCCTAAAAAAGATTGAAGACAGACTACCTTTAAACCTATTTCTAAAAGTACACCGTTCTTATATTATTAACATTAAAAAAATAATAGACATTGAGGACGGTAGTATTTTGATTGGAAAAGATGTTATTCCAATCAGTAGAGCAAACAAACCAGAATTAATGAAAAGACTAAATCTTATAAAATAA
- a CDS encoding helix-turn-helix domain-containing protein, which produces MNTTTKPKHIGRNISRIRELRGMKQEALAMAIGVSQQTISNIEGSETVDEEKLQLIAKELGVTSEAIKSFSEEAAINFFNTFNDSSQGSNFLNHNCTFNPLDKVVELYERLVEAEKEKVAYLEKLLNK; this is translated from the coding sequence ATGAATACTACAACCAAACCTAAACACATTGGCCGCAACATTAGCCGCATACGAGAGTTAAGAGGCATGAAGCAAGAAGCACTTGCCATGGCAATAGGTGTTAGCCAACAAACGATTTCTAATATCGAAGGAAGTGAAACTGTAGACGAAGAAAAATTACAGCTAATTGCTAAAGAATTAGGAGTAACATCAGAGGCAATTAAAAGTTTTTCGGAAGAAGCCGCTATAAACTTTTTTAATACATTTAATGACAGTAGCCAAGGAAGCAATTTTCTAAATCATAATTGCACTTTTAATCCTCTAGACAAAGTTGTTGAATTGTATGAGCGATTAGTTGAAGCCGAAAAAGAGAAAGTTGCCTATTTAGAAAAGCTACTCAATAAATGA
- a CDS encoding glycoside hydrolase family 3 N-terminal domain-containing protein has translation MSKQAYRISLFVAFFIFVNCSINKQATKVPAAPKTPEIISPEVAVDEDVYIPRIKKDRRDFFPKTEREDFWVDSIYNQMSFEEKVGQLFMVAAYSNKDAAHVAEVEKLVTDYKIGGLIFFQGGPMRQAKLTNRYQSKAKVPLFIGIDAEWGLSMRLDSTYKYPWNMTLGAIQDLKLIEKAGENMAKESKRLGVHFNFSPVLDINTNPKNPIIGFRSFGENKKNVSEKAIALMKGIQNNGVFTTGKHFPGHGDTATDSHYALPLVTASKEHMEKVELYPYKRMFDEGMVSVMVAHLSVPNLESNPAVPSSLSKSVVTDLLKNELGFDGLIFTDALNMKAASNFKKPGDIDLEAFLAGNDVLLFAENVPVAVEKLRTAYQEGTITEDRLAESVKKILRYKYKIGLNHYEPVEVINLTNELNDTSKNALTYQLYENAVTVIKNAEQLVPVKNLDQKIAYIKLGDDDNTKFLSTLKKYTEVTEIKETNLDTVKKQLKGYSTVIMGFHKSDKAWKNHDFNTKEIQWIDEISKQNNVILDVFTKPYSLLQLPNYDAIKTIMVSYQNSPIAQEVSAQVIFGALQAKGKLPVSITSQFPSGTGITTKTLNRLGFTAPENVGMSAIKLAAIEKIANKAIDGKMAPGMQVLVARKGKVIYQKSFGYQTYTRQTKVKNSDLYDVASLTKMVATLPNVMQQYDTNKVNLQTTLGEMLPEFRGSNKDSITFKELLSHYAKLQAWIPFYKQTLDETLKPSEKYYRKTYSAEFSKQVSENLFIRNDYEDTIMKKIIDSPLLAKKEYKYSDFTFIILKHYLEKATGKSLDELTYDNFYKSMGMNYTMYNPLRKFDSHVIAPTEVDSYFRYTMLQGYVHDMEAAMEGGVGGHAGVFSNAMDLAKMMQLYLQKGNYGGKQYFSEKTFTDFNTCYYCDNGVRRGLGFDKPQLGTAGPTCGCVSMFSFGHTGFTGTIAWADPETDIIYIFLSNRTYPDSNAPNRLSRENIREDIQKIIQEAILE, from the coding sequence ATGAGTAAGCAGGCGTACAGAATATCTTTATTCGTAGCATTTTTCATTTTTGTCAATTGTTCCATTAACAAACAAGCGACAAAGGTACCTGCTGCGCCTAAAACTCCAGAAATTATATCTCCCGAAGTAGCGGTTGACGAAGATGTTTACATTCCTAGAATCAAAAAAGACCGACGCGATTTCTTCCCAAAAACAGAACGCGAAGATTTTTGGGTAGACAGTATTTACAATCAAATGAGTTTCGAGGAAAAAGTAGGCCAATTGTTTATGGTAGCTGCCTATTCTAATAAAGATGCCGCACACGTAGCCGAAGTTGAAAAACTGGTTACCGATTATAAAATAGGTGGTTTAATCTTTTTTCAAGGCGGACCAATGCGTCAAGCAAAGCTCACCAATCGATATCAGTCAAAAGCCAAAGTTCCTTTGTTTATCGGAATCGATGCCGAATGGGGTTTAAGCATGCGATTGGATTCTACCTATAAATATCCTTGGAACATGACCTTGGGTGCCATTCAGGATTTGAAACTGATTGAAAAAGCAGGCGAAAACATGGCTAAAGAATCCAAGCGTTTGGGTGTTCATTTTAATTTCTCTCCGGTTTTAGACATCAATACCAATCCTAAAAACCCGATTATTGGGTTCCGTTCTTTTGGTGAAAACAAAAAGAATGTTTCCGAAAAAGCCATTGCTTTAATGAAAGGAATTCAAAACAACGGCGTGTTTACTACCGGAAAACATTTTCCGGGTCATGGCGATACTGCTACCGATTCGCATTATGCGTTGCCATTGGTAACGGCTTCAAAAGAGCACATGGAAAAAGTAGAATTGTATCCTTATAAACGCATGTTCGATGAAGGAATGGTTTCGGTTATGGTGGCCCATTTGAGCGTGCCTAATTTAGAAAGCAATCCTGCTGTGCCAAGCTCGTTGTCTAAAAGCGTAGTGACCGATTTGCTTAAAAACGAATTAGGTTTCGACGGACTTATCTTCACCGATGCTTTGAACATGAAAGCGGCTAGCAACTTCAAAAAGCCAGGTGATATTGATTTAGAAGCATTTTTGGCAGGTAACGATGTGTTATTGTTTGCAGAAAATGTTCCTGTGGCGGTTGAGAAATTAAGAACCGCTTATCAGGAAGGAACCATTACCGAAGACCGTTTGGCCGAGTCGGTAAAGAAGATTCTACGATACAAATACAAAATAGGGTTAAACCATTATGAACCAGTTGAAGTAATCAATCTTACGAACGAATTGAATGATACTTCTAAGAATGCTTTAACGTATCAGTTGTATGAAAACGCGGTTACGGTCATTAAGAATGCCGAGCAGTTAGTACCCGTTAAAAATTTAGACCAAAAGATAGCCTACATTAAGTTAGGCGACGATGATAATACCAAATTCCTTTCAACCCTAAAGAAATATACCGAGGTAACCGAAATCAAAGAGACCAATCTCGATACTGTAAAGAAACAGTTGAAAGGCTATAGTACGGTAATTATGGGATTCCACAAGTCGGACAAAGCGTGGAAAAATCATGATTTTAATACCAAAGAGATTCAATGGATTGATGAAATTTCGAAGCAAAATAACGTTATTTTAGACGTCTTTACTAAGCCTTATTCTTTGTTGCAACTGCCTAACTATGATGCTATCAAAACCATCATGGTTTCCTATCAGAACAGTCCAATTGCTCAGGAAGTATCGGCACAAGTTATCTTTGGCGCATTGCAGGCAAAAGGTAAACTACCCGTTTCTATTACCAGTCAGTTTCCTTCCGGAACAGGAATTACCACTAAAACGCTTAACCGTTTAGGGTTTACAGCTCCCGAAAATGTGGGTATGAGCGCAATCAAACTGGCGGCTATTGAGAAGATTGCCAACAAAGCTATTGACGGAAAAATGGCACCAGGAATGCAGGTTTTAGTAGCCCGAAAAGGAAAGGTTATTTACCAAAAATCATTTGGCTATCAAACCTATACTAGGCAAACCAAAGTTAAAAACAGCGATTTATACGATGTGGCATCTTTAACCAAGATGGTGGCTACTTTGCCTAACGTGATGCAACAGTATGATACCAACAAAGTAAACCTCCAAACCACTTTGGGCGAAATGTTGCCAGAGTTCAGAGGTTCAAATAAAGACAGCATCACCTTCAAAGAGTTGTTGTCGCACTATGCAAAACTGCAGGCATGGATTCCGTTTTACAAGCAAACCTTAGACGAAACCCTGAAACCTTCAGAGAAATATTATCGTAAAACCTATAGCGCTGAGTTTTCAAAACAAGTATCCGAAAACCTTTTTATTCGTAATGATTATGAAGATACCATTATGAAGAAAATCATCGACAGTCCGTTGTTGGCTAAGAAAGAATACAAATACAGCGATTTTACGTTCATCATTTTAAAACACTACCTCGAAAAAGCAACAGGAAAATCACTCGATGAATTGACCTATGATAACTTCTACAAGTCAATGGGGATGAACTATACGATGTATAATCCGTTGCGAAAATTTGACTCCCATGTCATTGCGCCAACCGAGGTCGACAGTTACTTCCGATACACCATGCTTCAGGGATATGTGCACGATATGGAAGCGGCTATGGAAGGCGGAGTAGGTGGTCATGCAGGTGTTTTTTCGAATGCGATGGATTTGGCAAAGATGATGCAACTCTATCTTCAAAAAGGAAACTACGGCGGAAAACAATACTTCTCCGAAAAGACCTTTACCGATTTTAATACTTGTTACTATTGCGATAATGGTGTACGCAGAGGTTTAGGATTCGATAAACCGCAGTTAGGCACAGCAGGTCCAACCTGTGGTTGCGTTTCCATGTTCAGCTTTGGACATACTGGTTTTACAGGAACCATCGCTTGGGCCGACCCAGAAACCGATATCATTTATATCTTCCTTTCCAACAGAACCTACCCTGATTCTAACGCGCCAAACCGTTTGTCTAGAGAAAACATCCGCGAGGATATTCAAAAGATTATTCAGGAAGCGATATTGGAGTAG
- a CDS encoding ABC transporter ATPase, with translation MYVPFDTLPEYSRIWIYQSNRKFSDEEMTEIENELQSFIENWSAHGTGLEASYLLKYNRFIVIAVNQDVQQATGCSIDSSVSFIQGLEQKYQVDLLDKMNVTFKNGEHIAHKSLIDFKRMAKEKAVTANTIVFNNLVNTIEEFNENWEVPAGDSWHSRFF, from the coding sequence ATGTACGTACCATTTGACACATTACCAGAATATTCAAGAATTTGGATTTATCAATCCAACCGAAAATTCTCTGACGAGGAAATGACTGAAATCGAAAATGAATTACAATCATTTATCGAGAATTGGTCGGCTCACGGAACAGGTCTTGAAGCTTCTTATCTATTAAAATACAATCGTTTTATTGTCATTGCGGTCAATCAGGATGTACAGCAGGCAACAGGATGTTCTATTGATTCTTCCGTTAGTTTTATTCAAGGTTTAGAACAAAAATACCAAGTAGATTTGTTGGATAAAATGAACGTTACCTTCAAAAACGGCGAACACATTGCACACAAATCATTGATTGATTTTAAACGCATGGCAAAAGAAAAAGCCGTTACTGCCAATACCATTGTCTTCAATAATTTAGTAAATACTATAGAAGAGTTTAACGAAAATTGGGAAGTTCCTGCTGGTGATAGCTGGCACAGTCGCTTTTTTTAA
- a CDS encoding (Fe-S)-binding protein, whose product MSEVINVPTMAEMLAQGKQPEVLFWVGCAGSFDDRAKKITKAFVKILNRANVEFAVLGTEESCTGDPAKRAGNEFLFQMQAMMNIEVLNAYEAKKIVTACPHCFNTLKNEYPELGGKYEVVHHTEFLKSLLDSGRLTIEGGQFKGKRITFHDPCYLGRANNIYEAPRELIQKLDAELVEMKRSRANGLCCGAGGAQMFKDAEPGNKEVNIERTEDALETQPEIIAAGCPFCNTMMTDGVKNKEKEADVKVLDVAELIANAQDL is encoded by the coding sequence ATGTCAGAAGTAATTAATGTGCCTACAATGGCAGAAATGTTAGCACAAGGAAAACAACCCGAAGTTTTGTTTTGGGTAGGTTGTGCTGGTAGTTTTGATGATAGAGCTAAAAAGATTACCAAAGCATTCGTAAAAATTTTAAATCGTGCTAATGTAGAGTTTGCAGTTCTTGGAACCGAAGAAAGTTGTACTGGCGATCCAGCAAAAAGAGCAGGAAATGAATTTCTGTTCCAAATGCAAGCCATGATGAACATTGAGGTTTTGAATGCTTATGAAGCCAAAAAAATAGTTACAGCTTGTCCACATTGTTTCAATACCTTAAAAAATGAATATCCTGAATTAGGAGGAAAGTATGAAGTAGTGCATCACACAGAATTTTTAAAATCATTATTAGATTCTGGAAGATTAACTATTGAAGGCGGACAATTCAAAGGAAAAAGAATTACGTTCCATGATCCTTGTTATTTAGGAAGAGCAAATAATATTTACGAAGCACCAAGAGAATTAATTCAAAAGCTGGATGCCGAGTTGGTAGAAATGAAGCGTTCTCGTGCCAACGGATTGTGTTGTGGAGCTGGTGGTGCTCAAATGTTTAAAGATGCCGAACCAGGAAACAAAGAGGTGAATATTGAAAGAACCGAAGATGCTTTAGAAACTCAGCCAGAAATTATAGCCGCTGGATGTCCATTTTGTAACACGATGATGACCGACGGAGTTAAGAATAAAGAAAAAGAAGCTGACGTAAAAGTATTGGACGTAGCAGAACTAATTGCAAATGCTCAGGATTTATGA
- a CDS encoding LNS2 domain-containing protein: protein MKTEDIDKNLQSISENGKHLSPILPEGIKNYLIDIDGTICDDIPNEEPERMLTAEVYPDALITLNKWYDEGHIIFFFTSRTEAHREYTERWLKQHGFKYHGMVMGKPRGGNYHWIDNHLVKATRYRGKFTDLVEKEVTIQVFDDEHHE, encoded by the coding sequence ATGAAAACGGAAGACATTGACAAGAACTTGCAAAGTATCAGTGAAAATGGAAAACATTTAAGTCCAATTTTACCTGAAGGAATTAAGAATTATTTAATCGATATTGATGGAACTATCTGTGATGATATTCCAAACGAAGAACCTGAAAGAATGTTAACGGCAGAAGTTTACCCTGATGCATTAATAACATTAAACAAATGGTATGACGAAGGACACATCATTTTCTTTTTCACTTCAAGAACTGAAGCTCACAGAGAATACACAGAACGTTGGTTGAAACAACACGGGTTCAAATACCATGGAATGGTAATGGGTAAACCACGTGGTGGAAATTACCATTGGATTGATAATCACTTGGTAAAAGCAACTCGCTACAGAGGTAAATTTACTGATTTAGTTGAAAAAGAAGTGACTATTCAGGTATTTGACGACGAACACCACGAATAA